Genomic window (Estrella lausannensis):
AACTATTTCTTCAATCTGAATATAGTCTGCCAGAATAGATTCTTTGCATGGCACACGGCTTTCGATTAAAGACCAGTTCAATCCTTCTTCACCCAAAGATCGAAGAATTGGAGACCATGTTTTTTTGTACCAATCTAAACATCTCCTTATCTCTGGTATTATTGCCTGACAAGCTATTTCAGGTTTAGATCCAAGCTCAGCAAACAGTTTCCCCCCATGGCTTGCAATCAATTGATTCCAAAGATGTGCCAATTCTCTTCTCGCTAACCTGAGCTCAAGTTCAAGGCCTAATGCTTCGAAATGCTCTTTTCTATGTGGTTCACCAGACACTACGCGTGATTTTTGGAGGAAATTTTTCCAGTTTCCTCTCATCAGAAGGGTGAGTAGTCCCAGTTTATTACCGTTACAAACGTAGGTATGGATTTGCTTGCAAATTTCTAAGAAGTCTTCATAGATGATTCCATCATCAAAAGTTGGTTGAAGATGCTCTTGAAGTGATAATCGATGGGCGATGGTTGAAGTACGTTCTATTCTATCGCACAGTGTTTCCCACAGTTCGAGACTTTTGTCTCCTAGTTTACCTGCTTTGATCGCGCTTGGACGCCATGTCTGCTTAATTAGATTTTGACTAAATTCGTTAAAGAGTCGCTCGGCTAAATCGTTAAGTGAACGGTAATTTCCATTGATCTGATTCCAATACTCTTTATGCTTTCTGAGGTCATTTGATTGAAGTGCACGATATTCTGTGATTAAAGCAGCAAGCGCATCTGGGGCAGGTATGTCTTTTATAGATGGCAAACCAGCCTGAATTTCTAATTCTTCCAGTTGAGTTAACTTGTCATTGGTAGAATATAGAAATGATAATTCATCTTGAGTGATAGGCAGTTGAGAGTTTAATCCTGCAGCGCCAGGTATCCAATCATTTCCTTCACGTGTTTCCGAGGTCTCACGAGCGGCATCACTAGGTTCTAGTTCGTAACCATCTATCTCGAGAGGAGTGTACTCTGCATTGATGATCTCTTTGATGCGCCCACGCAATTCCTGTTCTTGGACTAGCAGTGATTCACGTTCAATTTTTAGGGTTTTAATATCAGAAAGTATCTGATCAGGATCTTGCTCTGTTAGTTTTTTATTGACTGCATTGATTGTTTCTTCGAGTTGTCTTCTACTTTCAGCATCATTACTGAGCACGGATACACACAAGGATTGTAGAGGAGCAGGAACTTCTTCCTTCAAAACTCTTAATGCTTTTTCTGTGTGACTGGTGACCAGGATCCGTTTACCTTGTGCTAAAAGATGGCCGATCACATTTCCTATAGTATAGGTCTTTCCTGTACCTGGGGGCCCTTGGACGTGCACCAGTCCTGTATTATTAAACCGACGGATGATATTAATTTGCGCGGCGTTGGCTGGTTTGGCCAAAAGTATATCTGCTATGTCATTCCGGCAGGATGTGGCTTCAGCAGAATGTGTAAAGTCACTCGTAAATTGTGTGCTTGGATCATAAACCCCCGCTATGGTTGCGAGTGATTTTGGAAAGCATGTAGTTTCTTCAATATCTTTGAGGATCTTTTCAACAGCAAGTCCATACGATGTGTTGCGCCGGTTAGAAAACAGAAAAGGTTCTCTCCACATTCTTGGATGATCTTTTTCACCTTTTGCAGGGGATTCTAAGAATTCTCCATTAGTTGGTGATAAGCTGAGAGCAATAGTTTTAAGAAAAGCCGTTGTATCATCTCCTCCAAGAGGGTGATATTCGGATTCGGCCAGTTCATCAATCCTGGCTTGGAGAAGTTTAAAATCTATCTCATCAATGGCCATTAAGAGGGATTGATGTATTTCAGAAGGACGATCGGAATTGATTAAAGTAAATGCTGGAATCGCCGGATCAAATTTAAGTTCGACTCTCTTTAATAAAATTGGATGATGAATGCCTCCAGATGGTAGAGACCAATTTAATAGGCCATCACCAACTAACAGTTCAAGTTGTCCACCTTCTTTCTCAAGTAAGGCAAACTGTTGATAGAGCCTGTCAAACAATTCCAGTGCCTGGTTTGCTCGCGTTCTCTCTTCCGCCCAGACAGCGCGAACAGAGCACCACTTTTCAAACGCTTCTATACGTCGAGGGCATTCATCGAAGCGCTCGATAGCTTTTTGATTATCATTAACCAATCCTGTTGGTTTTGTTTCACGTACCTGTGGTAATTGCGAACAATCATTCCACCCAGCAAACAACCAATCTTGTATCGATTCTGGAGGGGATGGGCAATGAAACAGTGTTGGTCTTCTGATTTCTAAAAGTGGTTGTTCATTTTCTTCATAAGGGGGCAAAAAGCGAATAGATTGATGATCCGGTAGATTACTCAAAGGTAAAGCGAAAGGTTGTTCATGTATTTGTCGACAAGTTGGGAATCGTTGGTGAATTAGAGCCTTCAAGAAACAGAACAATTGTTTTGCCCTTTTACGAACGGGATCGAGACTGGTATTTGATTTGTTCATTTTTATAATTTTTCTTTCTTGTGTTTTTTATTGATAGTATTTTGTGGTTATGTCTATTATCTATCAATCATATTTTTCTTAATCTTTGGTGGTTGTGTTTTATTCAGTCATTTTGAGTAATTAAAAGGTGGAACCAATTTTTTAAAACAAAGATGTACTTATTGCAGAGGTGAAATTTGGAACTAAATTATAAAAAAATAAGAATGCTTTGGAATTTCGCGTTTTGGCCATTGTGCATATGGCAGATAATAATGAGTAGTGCTGACGGATGGAAAAATGTAGGCTACTGCTGTGAAGGTATTGGGTTTGTGTTTGGGCTGGTAATCGGAAATTTACTTCTTTTTGTAGCTTTATATCAATTTTCTTATCAATGTAAAGGAGTTCGATTACTTGCCTATCTAATGATGATCCTCTCATG
Coding sequences:
- a CDS encoding AAA domain-containing protein; this encodes MNKSNTSLDPVRKRAKQLFCFLKALIHQRFPTCRQIHEQPFALPLSNLPDHQSIRFLPPYEENEQPLLEIRRPTLFHCPSPPESIQDWLFAGWNDCSQLPQVRETKPTGLVNDNQKAIERFDECPRRIEAFEKWCSVRAVWAEERTRANQALELFDRLYQQFALLEKEGGQLELLVGDGLLNWSLPSGGIHHPILLKRVELKFDPAIPAFTLINSDRPSEIHQSLLMAIDEIDFKLLQARIDELAESEYHPLGGDDTTAFLKTIALSLSPTNGEFLESPAKGEKDHPRMWREPFLFSNRRNTSYGLAVEKILKDIEETTCFPKSLATIAGVYDPSTQFTSDFTHSAEATSCRNDIADILLAKPANAAQINIIRRFNNTGLVHVQGPPGTGKTYTIGNVIGHLLAQGKRILVTSHTEKALRVLKEEVPAPLQSLCVSVLSNDAESRRQLEETINAVNKKLTEQDPDQILSDIKTLKIERESLLVQEQELRGRIKEIINAEYTPLEIDGYELEPSDAARETSETREGNDWIPGAAGLNSQLPITQDELSFLYSTNDKLTQLEELEIQAGLPSIKDIPAPDALAALITEYRALQSNDLRKHKEYWNQINGNYRSLNDLAERLFNEFSQNLIKQTWRPSAIKAGKLGDKSLELWETLCDRIERTSTIAHRLSLQEHLQPTFDDGIIYEDFLEICKQIHTYVCNGNKLGLLTLLMRGNWKNFLQKSRVVSGEPHRKEHFEALGLELELRLARRELAHLWNQLIASHGGKLFAELGSKPEIACQAIIPEIRRCLDWYKKTWSPILRSLGEEGLNWSLIESRVPCKESILADYIQIEEIVAEHLPEIISSELCRRRLHDLESELQAIARLFRESSQGISLRFLQAVQDCDIDAYRISYKHLLQLLDLQPIYEKRQFFLLKIDSIIPSWAAAIQNRIPPHDSPQPPGNLINAWRWLRISSELEKRQKEDFNTLQETLNKCQERIRYVTIELIEKLTWERQIRKVKSKPELKQSLSGWLELQKKILSTRIKTILLKLKKAAKRELEISAEAAPVWIMPLHAITEHFDPASTKFDVVIIDEASQANLTALIPLYMADQAIIVGDHEQTTPEAVGVQQEPIQNLIDIFLQGIPNKELFDLSTSIYDLARRCFGETIVLTEHFRCIPEIIEFSNQLSYDGKILPLREKFSSTLKPSTIAYRVQGTCHRKTNDAEASAIARLILAMTKHPAYENSTIGVISLLGDEQARLIDTKIRAELPAKEYINRRIICGTAAEFQGDARDVIFISLVDSLGDDELSFLRKKGEGAFAGHKKRFNVAASRARDQLWVMHSMDPHSHLKPGDIRRDLILHAQNPQAASCNIQTEITKADSIFEIQVMKFLAQQGYRVKSQWQVGHHRIDLVVVGETNRLAIECDGDRWHPPAKRDEDLARQALLERIGWKFARIRGTCFFRNPVEAMKPIFDKLEDMGIARLGQEPESQVCSNHILVRELELIAWPEKFTENETVLTN